TTGGCGATCGCAAGGCCAAGGCCTTTGCCGGCGCCGGTGACCAGAGCCGTTCGTCCGTTCAGATCAGTCATCGCCTATCGCCGTCAGCCTTGCAGGTTCGCCGAGCTTGTCGGTCGGCGGCGTCCTATCGCGTCAGCACTGGCCCGGTCCATCACAGCCGCTGCGAGGTCGTGCCCTTGGCGATGATCGGGCCGGTCGGGCGCCCGGTCGGGGAGCCGCTTGCCGGCTCCAGCGTGATCTCGAAGAGCTGGCCATTGCCCAGAGGCAGGTTGTCGAGCCGCAGCGGCGTCGAGCGGGCGCGGTCGATCAGGCCGACCGAGCGCGGGCCGACGGCGCGGTCCCACAACGTCCAGATCTCGAGTGCCTTGCCGGCCGGCACATCGATGCTCTGCAAAGGCAGCATCTCGACGCGCCCGTCGGCAAATGTATGCACGACTGCGGCGGCGGCATTGCCCTCGGTCAGCAGCACCGCGACCATCAGCGGCTGACGTTTGGCGCGATCGAGTGCGCCGAACAGGCCGACGGCCAGCACCACCGTCGCGAGCGCACCAGCGAAAGCGGCGCCGCGCCAGACGAACAGGCTGTTCCACCATTCGGCGAAGCGGCTGGGCCCCGCCATCGTTGCGCGCGACGTCGCGGCCGGGAAGGAGGCTGCCGGCTTGAGCAGCTCCGCCAGTCCGGCCTCTATCCGGGGCCAGAGATCAACGGATGGTGCGAGCGGCGTGACAGTCGCATCGAGCGCGAAGAAGTGCAGGCGCCAGCGCTCGACCGAGGCGGCGAAATCGCGATCCGTATCCAGTCGGCGCTCAGCCGCCGCGAACTCGGCTCCATCGAGCAGACCGAGCACGTATTCGCCCGCAAGCGCGTCGCGTTCAGGCGGGCTGAGATGGTCGTCGCGGGAGGGGCTCATCCGAGGCACTCCTTAAGCGAGAGCAGCGAGCGGCGGATCCACGACTTGACGGTGCCGAGCGGCAGCTTGAGGCGGCCGGCGATCTCGCCATGGGTGAGGCCCTGCACGAAGGCGAGCAGCACGAGGCCGCGACGCTGCGGCGAGAGCGTTTCCAGGCAGGCTCGCAGCGCACTGGCATCCGACAGCTTCGCCATCACGGTCTCGGGATCGTCCTCCTCGCTCGCCGTTTCCTCGGCGATCGGGGTGTCGCTCGTCTCGGTGCGCTTCTCGTCGCGCAGGATCGAGAGCGAACGGTTGCGCAGGATCGCGTAGATCCATGTCAGGCCGGCGCCACGCTCGGGGTCGAAGCGGCCGGCATGCCTGAAGATCAATACGAAGGCGTCCTGCACCGCTTCCTCCGCCAGGGCGCGGCGCTTCAGCAAACGATGCGCCACACCGAGCATACGCGGCGACTCGGCCTCGTAGATGCGGCGGAGTGCAGTTTTATCGCCGGCGGCGCAGGCGAGCAGCGCGGCTTCGATCTCGCCGGCCTGTCGCGGCTGCGTAGCGTCAGTCGCCATCCGTCTCCCCGGTCTCCGGCCGTCCTCTCTCGGGTGCGGCGAGCCCATTGATACGCGATAGCTGCGGCTTTGGATGCCATCTCAGCTTTTATTTTTTCGTTCGCATCTGGTCCGCGATCCGGCCGCTATCCGCCATGGGTGCCGCGTCAAAGCAAGCGCAGGCCGACCCTTTTTTTGAGATCGCGACACGAACCGGAGGACATCACATGACCAAGGCTCGCAACCTGCTTCTCGCTTCGACCATTCTCGGAGCAGCTTTTGCTGCGACTGCAGCCCAGGCCGGCACGCTCGCTGTGCTGACCGGCGACGACACGCTGACCATGGTCGATACCGCGACCCAGAAGGCCGGCAAGTCGATGAAGGTCAGCGGCATCAACGGCAAGATCGCCGGCATCGATGTCCGCCCGGCCGACGGCATGCTCTATGCGCTCGCCACCGACGGCACGATTTACACGGTCGACAAGGCTGGCAAGGCGACGATGAAGTCGAAGATGGACACGGTGCTTCCTGCCAGCACCATGGCGACGGTCGACTTCAACCCGGCCGCCGATCGTCTGCGCGTCATCGGCACCGACGGCACCAACCTTCGCGTCAATGTCGACGACGGCAAGACCACCGTCGACGGCAAGCTGAAATTCGCCGAGACCGACATGCACAAGGGCGAGACGCCGATGGTCGTCGCCGGCGCCTACAGCAATTCGGTCAAGGGCACCAAGGAAACGGCGCTCTACGACATCGACGGCAAGATCGGCGGGCTCCTGAAGCAGGCGCCGCCGAATGACGGCGTGCTCGGTGCGATCGGCAAGCTCGGCGTTACCCCGAAGGCGATCGCCTTCGACATCGAGACGGCCGCCGACGGCACCAACACCGGCTGGCTCGTCGCCGATGGCGGCCTCTACAAGGTCGATCTCGCCACGGGCAAGGCTGCAATGGTCGGCAAGATCGCGGGGATCAGCGCGGCGGTGCGCGATATCGCTGCGATGCCTGCGATGTGACCTGAACGCATCCTCCGATCTAAAGGAGGCCGCCGTTCCCTAGGGAGCGGCGGCCTTTTTCCGTTGCGGAGACGGCCGGGCTTTCGCCATAGTTGCAGTGATATCTGTGGTCAGCGACGCAGATGGCGGAGGCGAGGGCATGGCGGATTGGTCAGACCCACGCTTGAGGATGCTGGCCTTGCAACGCTTCGGCCTCGGTTCGAAGCCGGGGCAGGGCGGAATGTCGGGAGACGTCCGCGAGCGCCTGCTCGCGGAGATTCGCAGCGAAGGCGCGCCGCAGCCGCGCGTCAGCTTTTCCGGCGCAGCGCCGATCGGCCGGGCGCTCTACGCCTTCGAGGACAAGGAGCGCGCTGCGCGCGAGGCAAAGCGCGTCGCCGCCCAGCAGGGCGGACAGCAAGCCATGGGACAGGGCGTGCAGGTCGCGGCCGCGTCGCCCATGCCCGGCCAACTGCAAGGCCCTATGGCGAAGCCGCCGCCGCCGGAGCCGCCTTTTCCGGCGAAGGTCTATCGCGAGGAAGCGGTCGCGCGCATCCAGGGTGCACTCGATGCCGAAGCGGGTTTCGCCGAGCGGCTGGTGCAGTTCTGGTCGAACCATTTCTGCGTCTCGGTCGCCAAGGGCAATTTCGTCCGCGCCATGGCTGGCGCCTTCGAGCGCGAGGCGATCCGCCCCAACATCTTCGGCCGCTTCGAAGATCTGCTGGTCGCGGTCGAGAGCCATCCGGCGATGCTCAATTTCCTCGACAACCAGCTCTCGATCGGCCCGGATTCGCGCGCCGGCAAGCGCCGCGGCCGTGGTCTCAACGAGAACCTCGCTCGCGAGATCATGGAGCTGCATACGCTCGGCGTCTCCGGCGGCTACACGCAAGCAGATGTAACCAGCCTGGCACGGATCATCACCGGCTGGACCATCGTCGGGCGCGATGCCCGCCTCGGCTTTCCCGGTTCCTTCGCCTTCAATCCCGGCTTGCACGATCCCGGTGGCCAGAAATTGCTCGGCAAGGTCTATCGGCAGGAGGGCAAGGAGAAGGGCATGGCGGCGCTCGCCGATCTCGCCCGCCATCCGAGCACGGCCAGTTTCATCGCCCGCAAGCTCGCCCGTCATTTCGTCGCCGATGATCCACCGCAGGCGCTGGTCGCCGAGCTCGCCCGTGTCTTCCGCGACACGAGTGGCGACCTCGCCGCTTTATCACGAACGCTGGTGACGTCGGAGATTGCTGCGACCGCGCCCGCGACCAAGCTGCGGACTCCGCAGGAATTCCTCATCGCCGCGTTCCGGGCGCTCGGCCGCAAGCCGGATTTCGGCCAGATCGCCGGGCCGCTCGGCGCGATGGGGCAGCCGCTCTGGCAGCCCTCCGGCCCGGACGGCTATCCCGATACGAATGCCGCCTGGGCGACGCCCGAGGGAATCAAGACCCGCATCGACGTCGCCGCACAGCTCGGCCGGCAGGCGGCGGGCTCCGTCGCCGATCCGCGCAAGCTGGTCGAGGAGGTGCTCGGGCCGCTTGCCTCTCCGCAGACACAGCAGGCGGTGGCGCGGGCTGAGAGCAAGCCGCAGGCGCTCGCGCTGCTGCTGATGTCGCCCGAATTCCAGCGGAGGTGAGCATGGCCGCCGACGACGATGATTGCGAACGGATGACGCCTTCGCGCCGGGCCGTGCTCGGAGCGGCGAGTGCGCTCTTCGCCTGGTCCTATATGCCGAAATTCGCCCATGCGGCGGCCGGCTCGCGCGATTCCCGCTTCCTGCTGGTCGTGCTCCGCGGCGCGCTCGACGGGCTCTCGGCCGTGCCGCCGCTCGGCGATCCCGGTTATGCCGATCTGCGTGACGGCATCGCGCTGGCCAAGGACGGGCCGGAGGCGGCGCTGCCGCTCGACGGCTTCTTCTACCTGCACCCGGCGATGCCCAACCTGGCGCGGCTTTACGCCGGCGGGCAGGCATCGATCGTCCATGCCAGCGCCACCGGCTACCGCGAGCGCTCGCATTTCGATGGGCAGGACGTGCTCGAAAGCGGGCAGGGCGGTCCGGGCAAGACCGATAGTGGCTGGCTCAACCGTTTGATCGCCAGTCTGCCGCCGGGCGAAGCGGTTTCGCGCCATGGTGCGCTCGGCGTCGGCGTGGTCCCGCCTCTGGTGGTGCGGGGCGCGGCGCCGGTGCTGGGTTGGGCGCCACCACGCATGGCGCGGGCCGGCTCGGATCTCGTCCAGCGCCTCGGCGATCTCTATGGCGAGCGCGATCCGGCCCTGGCGCTGGTGCTGAAGCGGGCGATCGAGACCGAGCTGATCGCATCGAAGCAGGGTGCCGAGCAGCCGCGCGGCGGCGGCGGCCCGGACAGCGCCGAGGGCATGAAGCGCATCGCTGAGGGCGCGGCGAGGCTGGTCGGCGCCGAGGATGGCCCGCGCATCGCCGCGCTCGCATTCGAGGGCTGGGACACGCATGCCAACGAGGGCGGGGCCAAGGGCCGGCTCGCGACGCTGCTCGGTGGCCTGGACGGCGCGCTCGCCACCTTCGAGAGCGGGCTGAAACCCGTCTGGAAGGATACGGTGGTGATGGTCGTCACCGAGTTTGGCCGCACTGCCCGCGTCAACGGCACGGTCGGCACCGATCACGGCACCGGCACGGTCGCTTTCCTGGTCGGCGGTGCGGTCAAGGGCAAGCGAATGATCGTCGATTGGCCGGGTCTCAAGCCGGAGCAATTGCACGAGCAGCGCGATCTCAAGCCGACCACCGATGTTCGTGCAGTTGCGAAGGGCGTGGTCGCCGACCTGTTCGGGCTGTCAGGGCCGGTGCTCGCCGAGAAGGTATTCCCCGGGACCAGTGGCTTGGCGCCGATGCAGGGGCTGATCGTCTAGCCTCCTTCTCCCACCGATCTCGGGCTTGCCCGAGATCGGCACTTTAGGTGGTGCATGTCGGAAACATCCGACATGCACTGGGGAGAAGGTCCCGGCAGGGGATGAGGGCGGCCCGACCGGGTGAGACAAAAAAGGGCCGCTTGCGCGGCCCTTTCCTCATCCGTCTTGGCTTCGCCGAGCGACCTTCTTCCCCAAGGGGAGAAAAGGGTTCAAGCCCAGGCGCGCTTCGCCAGCTTCTCCTCGAAGGCGTCGATCTTGCTCGACTTCTCCATGGTGAGGCCGATGTCGTCGAGGCCGTTGAGCAGGCAGTGCTTGCGGAACGGGTCGATCTCGAAGCGGACTTCGCCACCATCGGGGCCCTTGATCGTCTGGCCGACGAGGTCGACCGTCAGGGTTGCATTCGAGCCGCGATCGGCGTCGTCGAACAGCTTTTCCAGGTCTTCTTGGCTGACCACGATCGGCAGGATGCCGTTCTTGAAGCAGTTATTGTAGAAGATGTCGGCGAAGCTGGTGGAGATCACGCAGCGGATGCCGAAATCGAGCAAGGCCCAGGGCGCATGCTCGCGCGATGAGCCGCAACCGAAATTGTCGCCGGCGACCAGGATCTCCGACTTGCGATAGGCGCTCTGGTTGAGGACGAAGTCGGGGTTCTCCGAGCCGTCTTCCTTGTAGCGCATCTCCGAGAACAGCGCGGTGCCCAGCCCGGTGCGCTTGATCGTCTTCAGGTACTGCTTGGGGATGATCATGTCGGTGTCGACATTGATCACCTTCAGCGGGGCGGGGGTCGAGGTCAGGGTGGTGAAGGGCTGCATGGCGGGTACTCCGGCAGGTCTTGTCTGGTCAGGTTGGGGCGACAGCTAAGTCAGAGCTGCGCCGTCAGGAGCTTGAAGCTGGCGAAGGTGAAGAAGGCGGCGAGGCAGGCTTCCGCCCGGCGGCGGATTCTGCGGTAGCCCGCCACCATCGAGGCGGTCGAGAACAGGTAGGCATAGGTCTGGTTGATCGCGAGCGAGATCGTCAGGCAGCCGAGGATGATGGCGTAGAGCACCACCGCCGGCGTCTCGGGCCTGAGCCCGAGCGCGATGATCGCCGTCCAGCTCAGGATCGCCTTCGGGTTGGTGAGGTGCATCAGGTAGCCGCGCAGATAGAGGCGGCGGCCCGAACCACTGGCTTTCGGTGGCGGCATCTCCGCCTGCATGGCCGAGCGGGCCGAGCGCCAGGCCAGGAACAGCAGATAGAGCCCGCCGACGATCTTGATGGCGTAGAGCGCACCGGGATGGGCGACGATCAGCGCGGTGACGCCGACTGCGGCAAGGATGCCCCAGGTCAGCGATCCCGTGGTGACGCCGAGCGCCAGCGTCATCCCGGCTTTCCGACCATGCTCCATCGAGGTCGCCATCACCTGGAGATTGCTCGGTCCAGGGCTGGCGACGGCGATGAAGAAGGCCGAGAAGACCAGGGTCAGGTCAGGCAGGTGGCGGATCAGTTCGTCCAGCATGTCTTTTATCCCGCCGCCTTTTCGATCGCGTCCATGTCGTCGTCATCGAAGCCGAAATGGTGGCCGATCTCGTGGACGAGCACATGGGTGACGATGGCGCCCAGCGTTTCGTCATGCTCGGCCCAGTAATCGAGGATCGGCCGGCGGTAGAGGTGGATGGTGTTGGGCATCTGTCCGGTCCGTGGCGCATAGCCCTGTTGCGGCAGGCCTACGCCCGAGAACAGGCCGAGCAGATCGAAGGGGCTCTCGGCCTCGAGCTCCTTCAGCACGTCGTCCTCGGGGAACTCGGTGACGTTGATGACGAGGTCGGCGCAGAGCTTGCGGAAATCCTCGGGCAGACGGTCATAGGCCGCCTGCGCCAGGATCTCGAACTCGGCGCCAGAGGGCGCACGCACGCCGTCCCAGTCGAGGCTCTGCGAGGCCTCGCCCGAAGCGGCTGCCTTGATCGACGGAACTGAGCCCATCACCAGATCTTCAGTTGATGCCCGAGCCACCAGGACAGGCCGATGAAGGCGATCAGCGAGAGCCCGCGGCCGATTCTGCGGCCCCAGAGCTCTATTCTGTCGCCTTCCGGCGCGTCCTTGCCGGAGAAGTGGTCGGCCGCGCGCCCCATGGAGGAGCCGAGGAAGCTCTCATCGTCGCGCCTGACGCGATCGAGCGCTTCCTTGGCCTCCTTGGCGCGAGCGGCTTCGCGGGGATCGGTGCTCATGACGTCCTCCCGCGAAACGACCCGCTTCAGCCCAGCGTCCGCACGTCGACGAAGTGGCCGATCAGGGACGCCGCCGCCGCCATGGCCGGCGAGACCAGGTGAGTGCGGCCGCGATAGCCCTGACGGCCCTCGAAATTGCGGTTCGAGGTCGAGGCGGCGCGCTGACCCGGCTTGAGCTGGTCGGGATTCATGCCGAGGCACATCGAGCAGCCCGGCTCGCGCCATTCGAAGCCGGCGGCGATAAAGATCTTGTCGAGCCCCTCGGCCTCCGCCTGCTGCTTCACCAGGCCGGAGCCCGGCACGATCATGGCGTAGTCCAGGCTCTCATGGATCTTCTTGCCCTCGACGATCTTGGCGACCGTGCGCAGATCCTCGATACGGCCATTGGTGCAGGAGCCGATCCAGATCACGTCGAGCGGGATCTCCGTCATCTTGGTGCCGGCGGTCAGGCCCATATAGTCGAGCGCCCGCTTCTTCGAGGCGCGCTTGACCTCGTCCTCGATCTGCTCGGGATCGGGCACGGCGCCGGTCACCGAGATCACGTCCTCGGGGCTGGTGCCCCAGGAGACGATCGGCGGCAGGTTGGCGGCATCGAGCCGGACGATGCGGTCGAAATGCGCGCCTTCGTCGGTCCGCAGCGTTTCCCAGTAGCGCACGGCCTCGTCCCAGGCGGCGCCCTGGGGCGCCTTCGGGCGGCCCTTGAGATAGGCGTAGGCCTTCTCGTCCGGCGCGACCATGCCGGCACGGGCGCCGCCCTCGATCGACATGTTGCAGACGGTCATGCGGCCTTCCATCGAGAGGCCGCGAATGGCTTCGCCGGCATACTCGATCACCGAGCCGGTGCCGCCGGCGGTGCCGATCTCGCCGATGATGGCGAGCGTGATGTCCTTGGCGCCGACGCCCGGAGCGGGCTTGCCGTCGACCTGGACCAGCATGTTCTTGGCCTTCTTCTGGATCAGCGTCTGGGTGGCGAGCACATGCTCGACCTCCGAGGTGCCGATGCCATGGGCCAGCGCGCCGAAAGCGCCATGCGTCGAGGTGTGGCTGTCGCCGCAGACGATGGTCGTGCCGGGCAGGGTGAAGCCCTGCTCGGGGCCGACGATGTGGACGATGCCCTGGCGGATATCGAGCTCGTTGAAATACTCGACGCCGAATTCTTTCGCGTTCTTGGCCAGCGCCTCGACCTGGATCCGGCTCTCTTCCTCGGCGATGCCCTTGCTGCGGTCGGTTGTCGGGATGTTGTGGTCGACGACGGCGAGCGTCTTGCCGGGGGCATGGACCTTGCGGCCGGTCATGCGCAGGCCCTCGAAGGCCTGCGGGCTGGTGACCTCATGCACGAGATGCCGGTCGATATAGAGCAGGCAGGTGCCGTCGTCCTGGCGGTCGACGACATGGTCCTCGAAGATCTTGTCGTAGAGGGTGGTGGGGGCCTTGGTCGCAGTCATGGCTTCATCGCCTTCGGTATGGAAATCGGGTAGCGGCCCTGAGGGGCCAACACGCATCGCAAAAGCCTGTCGCCGGCCGGACGGCCGGTCTCAGGCGAGCGTAAGGCCAGCTGCGAGCGAGGCCGTGAAGCGGCCGAAGAAGCGCCAGGGCAGGCGGGCATGGTCATGCAGCGCGGCGAAGCCCTGGGTGGTCGGAAAACGGCGCAGGTTCAGCGTGCGGCGCATCACGCGCCGGACTTCGCCCCTGTTCTGCCGTTTCACCGTCATGACGTGCTTCTACCAGTTCCAAACTGCACCGGCAACGCGGTGCGCCTGTCGCAGCGGCAGCCGCGTAGCGCGTTCAGTGCAGGGCTGTTATCTAGCGGCTCCCGGTGCGCCGCGAAAGAGCAGGTTGCGCCGGCAAACGGAACGGTGATGCGATGGCGCGCTTCTTTCCCTTCATGCTGCTGGCGGTCATCGCCTATGGCGTCACCGTCGCGGCGTTGGGCGTGCCGCTCTCGCGCGAGCTTCTGAATATCGGCCTGCCGTCCGGCACGGCCTTCGTCCTCACTGTCAGCGAGCTTCTGCTCGCGATCTCGACGGTCGTGCTGTTCTTCGAGATCATGAATGCGACCAGCGCCAAATCGAGCTCGATCCTGAACCATGGCCTGTCCATGGTGGTGTTCATCGCCTGCGGGCTGATCTTCCTGTTCGTGCCCGGCTTCGGCACCGGCACCTTCGTGATCATCACGCTGATAGCGCTGGTCGACGTGATCGCCGGCTATTCGATCAGCATCCTGACGGCGCGGCGGGATATGACCTTCGGCAACAACGAGTAACCGTTACCGTCATGGTCGGGCTTGTCCCGACCATCCACGTCTTCTTGTGACGAGGGCGGTGTTCAAGACGTGGATGCTCGCCACAAGGGCGAGCATGACGTAGTGGGGCGCCTTCGCCTTAAAGCTCACTCCGCAGCTGCCAGAGCTCCGGGAAGAACGAGCGCTCCAGCGCCGTCCGCAGAAATTTCACGCCGCTGGAGCCGCCGGTGCCCTGCTTGAAGCCGATGATGCGCTCGACCGTCTTCATGTGGCGAAAGCGCCATTGCTGGAACTGGTCCTCGACATCGACCAGCTCCTCGGCGAACTCGTAGAGATCGAAGTAGGTGTGCGTATCGCGATAGATCGCGAGCCAGACAGCCTTCACGCCCTCATTCGCGACATGCGGTTGGCTCCAGTCGCGCTCGATGCACTCGGCCGGGACGGGCAGGCC
This genomic interval from Bosea sp. 29B contains the following:
- a CDS encoding anti-sigma factor, whose protein sequence is MSPSRDDHLSPPERDALAGEYVLGLLDGAEFAAAERRLDTDRDFAASVERWRLHFFALDATVTPLAPSVDLWPRIEAGLAELLKPAASFPAATSRATMAGPSRFAEWWNSLFVWRGAAFAGALATVVLAVGLFGALDRAKRQPLMVAVLLTEGNAAAAVVHTFADGRVEMLPLQSIDVPAGKALEIWTLWDRAVGPRSVGLIDRARSTPLRLDNLPLGNGQLFEITLEPASGSPTGRPTGPIIAKGTTSQRL
- a CDS encoding DUF1501 domain-containing protein codes for the protein MAADDDDCERMTPSRRAVLGAASALFAWSYMPKFAHAAAGSRDSRFLLVVLRGALDGLSAVPPLGDPGYADLRDGIALAKDGPEAALPLDGFFYLHPAMPNLARLYAGGQASIVHASATGYRERSHFDGQDVLESGQGGPGKTDSGWLNRLIASLPPGEAVSRHGALGVGVVPPLVVRGAAPVLGWAPPRMARAGSDLVQRLGDLYGERDPALALVLKRAIETELIASKQGAEQPRGGGGPDSAEGMKRIAEGAARLVGAEDGPRIAALAFEGWDTHANEGGAKGRLATLLGGLDGALATFESGLKPVWKDTVVMVVTEFGRTARVNGTVGTDHGTGTVAFLVGGAVKGKRMIVDWPGLKPEQLHEQRDLKPTTDVRAVAKGVVADLFGLSGPVLAEKVFPGTSGLAPMQGLIV
- a CDS encoding sigma-70 family RNA polymerase sigma factor; the encoded protein is MATDATQPRQAGEIEAALLACAAGDKTALRRIYEAESPRMLGVAHRLLKRRALAEEAVQDAFVLIFRHAGRFDPERGAGLTWIYAILRNRSLSILRDEKRTETSDTPIAEETASEEDDPETVMAKLSDASALRACLETLSPQRRGLVLLAFVQGLTHGEIAGRLKLPLGTVKSWIRRSLLSLKECLG
- a CDS encoding DUF1800 family protein — its product is MLALQRFGLGSKPGQGGMSGDVRERLLAEIRSEGAPQPRVSFSGAAPIGRALYAFEDKERAAREAKRVAAQQGGQQAMGQGVQVAAASPMPGQLQGPMAKPPPPEPPFPAKVYREEAVARIQGALDAEAGFAERLVQFWSNHFCVSVAKGNFVRAMAGAFEREAIRPNIFGRFEDLLVAVESHPAMLNFLDNQLSIGPDSRAGKRRGRGLNENLAREIMELHTLGVSGGYTQADVTSLARIITGWTIVGRDARLGFPGSFAFNPGLHDPGGQKLLGKVYRQEGKEKGMAALADLARHPSTASFIARKLARHFVADDPPQALVAELARVFRDTSGDLAALSRTLVTSEIAATAPATKLRTPQEFLIAAFRALGRKPDFGQIAGPLGAMGQPLWQPSGPDGYPDTNAAWATPEGIKTRIDVAAQLGRQAAGSVADPRKLVEEVLGPLASPQTQQAVARAESKPQALALLLMSPEFQRR
- the leuC gene encoding 3-isopropylmalate dehydratase large subunit; protein product: MTATKAPTTLYDKIFEDHVVDRQDDGTCLLYIDRHLVHEVTSPQAFEGLRMTGRKVHAPGKTLAVVDHNIPTTDRSKGIAEEESRIQVEALAKNAKEFGVEYFNELDIRQGIVHIVGPEQGFTLPGTTIVCGDSHTSTHGAFGALAHGIGTSEVEHVLATQTLIQKKAKNMLVQVDGKPAPGVGAKDITLAIIGEIGTAGGTGSVIEYAGEAIRGLSMEGRMTVCNMSIEGGARAGMVAPDEKAYAYLKGRPKAPQGAAWDEAVRYWETLRTDEGAHFDRIVRLDAANLPPIVSWGTSPEDVISVTGAVPDPEQIEDEVKRASKKRALDYMGLTAGTKMTEIPLDVIWIGSCTNGRIEDLRTVAKIVEGKKIHESLDYAMIVPGSGLVKQQAEAEGLDKIFIAAGFEWREPGCSMCLGMNPDQLKPGQRAASTSNRNFEGRQGYRGRTHLVSPAMAAAASLIGHFVDVRTLG
- a CDS encoding LysE family translocator, with amino-acid sequence MLDELIRHLPDLTLVFSAFFIAVASPGPSNLQVMATSMEHGRKAGMTLALGVTTGSLTWGILAAVGVTALIVAHPGALYAIKIVGGLYLLFLAWRSARSAMQAEMPPPKASGSGRRLYLRGYLMHLTNPKAILSWTAIIALGLRPETPAVVLYAIILGCLTISLAINQTYAYLFSTASMVAGYRRIRRRAEACLAAFFTFASFKLLTAQL
- a CDS encoding metallopeptidase family protein, with amino-acid sequence MGSVPSIKAAASGEASQSLDWDGVRAPSGAEFEILAQAAYDRLPEDFRKLCADLVINVTEFPEDDVLKELEAESPFDLLGLFSGVGLPQQGYAPRTGQMPNTIHLYRRPILDYWAEHDETLGAIVTHVLVHEIGHHFGFDDDDMDAIEKAAG
- a CDS encoding DUF4394 domain-containing protein; translation: MTKARNLLLASTILGAAFAATAAQAGTLAVLTGDDTLTMVDTATQKAGKSMKVSGINGKIAGIDVRPADGMLYALATDGTIYTVDKAGKATMKSKMDTVLPASTMATVDFNPAADRLRVIGTDGTNLRVNVDDGKTTVDGKLKFAETDMHKGETPMVVAGAYSNSVKGTKETALYDIDGKIGGLLKQAPPNDGVLGAIGKLGVTPKAIAFDIETAADGTNTGWLVADGGLYKVDLATGKAAMVGKIAGISAAVRDIAAMPAM
- the leuD gene encoding 3-isopropylmalate dehydratase small subunit, producing the protein MQPFTTLTSTPAPLKVINVDTDMIIPKQYLKTIKRTGLGTALFSEMRYKEDGSENPDFVLNQSAYRKSEILVAGDNFGCGSSREHAPWALLDFGIRCVISTSFADIFYNNCFKNGILPIVVSQEDLEKLFDDADRGSNATLTVDLVGQTIKGPDGGEVRFEIDPFRKHCLLNGLDDIGLTMEKSSKIDAFEEKLAKRAWA